In Citrus sinensis cultivar Valencia sweet orange chromosome 2, DVS_A1.0, whole genome shotgun sequence, a single genomic region encodes these proteins:
- the LOC102622911 gene encoding tetrahydroberberine oxidase-like, translating into MKSLALPLALVLLLSSQCWVTSSAENHAGSDDAHKFVQCLLENSEDSTSISKLIYTRTNSSFSSILDFSIQNLRFSTPTTPKPQVIVTPVKESHVQAAVKCSQKYGLQVRVRSGGHDYEGLSYVSNYHVPFVIIDFINLSSVSVDPEAKTAWVQAGATNGKVYHTIAEKSKTLAFPAGVCPTVGVGGLFSGGGYGFLMRKYGLAADNVVDAHLIDVNGRLLDRKSMGEDLFWAIRGGGGASFGVIIAWKIKLVTVPETVTAFTVNRTLEQNATKIVDRWQHVADNLDEDLYIRVFLRSANSSTQGKKTIRASFESLFLGGADVLLPLMQHSFPELGLVKEDCIEMSWIESIMYFGGFRGQSLDVLLNRTQPNVRFFKAKSDFVYDPMPEIAFQGIYERFYEKEAEAAEMILSPYGGVMNQISDSATPFPHRAGTRYKIQHIVYWEEEGSEASQRHISWIRRLYDYVAPYVSKNPRAAYLNYRDLDIGTNNKGYTSYKQASIWGLKYFKNNFKRLVDVKTMVDPGNFFRNEQSIPPLSSRKKKGD; encoded by the coding sequence aTGAAGTCTCTTGCTTTACCACTTGCTTTGGTTCTTCTGTTATCCTCTCAATGTTGGGTAACATCATCAGCTGAGAATCATGCAGGCTCAGATGATGCTCACAAATTTGTTCAATGTCTTTTAGAAAATTCTGAAGACTCAACCTCCATTTCTAAATTGATATACACCCGAACTAACTCCTCATTTTCATCAATATTGGATTTTTCAATACAGAACCTCAGGTTTTCAACACCCACCACCCCAAAACCTCAAGTCATTGTAACTCCAGTTAAAGAATCCCATGTTCAAGCAGCCGTTAAATGTTCCCAAAAATATGGTCTGCAAGTTAGGGTTCGAAGTGGAGGTCATGACTATGAGGGTCTTTCTTATGTTTCCAATTATCATGTCCCATTTGTCATCATTGATTTCATAAATCTTAGCTCAGTCAGTGTTGATCCAGAGGCTAAAACTGCATGGGTTCAAGCCGGAGCAACCAATGGCAAAGTTTACCATACTATTGCTGAGAAAAGCAAAACTCTTGCTTTTCCAGCAGGAGTTTGCCCGACTGTTGGCGTTGGTGGACTTTTTAGTGGCGGAGGCTATGGCTTCTTGATGCGCAAGTATGGCCTTGCTGCTGATAATGTTGTTGATGCACACTTGATTGATGTTAATGGAAGGTTACTCGATAGAAAATCAATGGGAGAAGATCTATTTTGGGCAATCCGGGGAGGTGGAGGTGCTAGCTTTGGTGTGATCATTGCTTGGAAAATAAAGCTAGTTACTGTTCCGGAAACAGTGACTGCATTCACAGTCAATAGAACCTTGGAACAAAATGCTACCAAGATCGTTGACAGATGGCAGCACGTTGCAGATAATCTCGATGAAGATTTATATATCAGAGTGTTCTTAAGAAGTGCAAATTCAAGCACACAAGGGAAGAAAACAATACGAGCATCATTTGAATCCTTGTTTCTCGGAGGAGCTGATGTCCTCCTTCCACTGATGCAGCACAGCTTCCCTGAGCTTGGCTTGGTGAAAGAAGACTGCATTGAAATGAGCTGGATTGAATCAATCATGTACTTTGGGGGGTTCCGAGGACAATCTTTGGATGTTTTGCTTAACAGAACTCAACCCAACGTAAGATTTTTCAAAGCCAAATCTGACTTCGTGTACGATCCTATGCCTGAAATTGCATTCCAGGGGATATACGAAAgattttatgaaaaagaaGCGGAGGCTGCTGAAATGATCTTGAGTCCCTATGGTGGGGTAATGAATCAGATTTCAGATTCCGCAACTCCATTCCCACATAGAGCTGGTACCAGATACAAAATTCAGCACATAGTGTATTGGGAAGAAGAAGGTAGCGAAGCATCTCAAAGGCACATCAGTTGGATCAGAAGGCTTTACGATTACGTGGCTCCCTATGTTTCGAAAAATCCTCGAGCTGCATATTTGAATTACAGGGATCTTGACATTGGAACGAATAATAAAGGCTACACGAGCTACAAACAAGCTAGCATTTGGGGTcttaaatatttcaagaacaattttaaaagattggtGGATGTGAAGACTATGGTTGACCCCGGTAATTTCTTTAGGAATGAACAAAGCATTCCACCACTTTCGTCAAGGAAGAAAAAGGGTGATTAA